Proteins from a genomic interval of Luteibacter pinisoli:
- a CDS encoding DUF484 family protein has protein sequence MTDTAIDGDIKPATVASYLRRHPEFLTDYPDLASQLVMPSSNGPAAALSVHQLRVLREKNTELEARLRELATVAFENETLMRRVHSLMLALLGAADMEETVRNVVLRLTDDFKSERIRLVFFGDLSGLPDEPWLLREPRGLAGLPEFATFLEHNDPVAGRLAPDKLHRLFGEAAPDVRSAALMRVGPDALLAIGSADADRFHPGMGTLFLDMISTTVGSAIERARKAA, from the coding sequence ATGACCGATACCGCGATCGACGGTGACATCAAGCCAGCCACCGTGGCGTCGTACCTTCGACGGCACCCGGAGTTCCTCACCGATTACCCGGACCTGGCCAGCCAGCTGGTGATGCCGAGCAGCAACGGCCCCGCCGCCGCGCTGTCGGTGCACCAGCTGCGCGTGCTGCGCGAGAAGAACACCGAGCTCGAGGCGCGCCTGCGCGAGCTGGCCACCGTGGCCTTTGAGAACGAGACGCTGATGCGCCGGGTGCACAGCCTGATGCTGGCCCTGCTTGGCGCAGCCGATATGGAAGAGACGGTGCGCAACGTGGTGTTGCGGCTCACCGACGACTTCAAGTCCGAGCGCATCCGCCTGGTGTTCTTCGGCGACCTTTCCGGCCTGCCGGACGAACCGTGGTTGCTGCGCGAGCCGCGCGGCCTCGCGGGCCTGCCCGAATTCGCCACGTTCCTCGAGCATAACGACCCGGTCGCCGGCCGCCTGGCGCCGGACAAGCTGCACCGCCTGTTTGGCGAAGCCGCGCCCGATGTCCGTTCGGCCGCGCTCATGCGGGTGGGCCCGGATGCGCTGCTGGCCATCGGCAGCGCCGACGCGGACCGCTTCCACCCGGGCATGGGCACGCTGTTCCTGGACATGATTTCCACCACCGTCGGCTCGGCGATCGAACGGGCCCGGAAGGCCGCGTGA
- a CDS encoding tyrosine recombinase XerC encodes MSPREAVEAFLRHFAAERAPSAHTLAAYRRDLDKLLRFMEADGITSFDDLAPDRLRGMIAREHRGGLQPNSIQRLLSACRTLFRYLTREGRLAHDPAAAVRGPKVRRKLPVVLDADEAKELVETNLGGSLAPRDSAMMELFYSSGLRLAELCGLRWDDLQLDDGLVRVLGKGNKTRILPVGRFAVAALQALAALGGAAPEQAVFKGREGGPISPRTVQARLAKLSSGHAKRVHPHMLRHTFASHMLESSGDLRSVQELLGHADIATTQIYTHLDFQHLARVYDAAHPRAKRKG; translated from the coding sequence GTGAGCCCGCGCGAGGCCGTCGAGGCCTTCCTGCGCCATTTCGCCGCCGAACGGGCGCCCTCGGCACACACCCTCGCGGCCTACCGGCGCGACCTGGACAAGCTGCTCCGCTTCATGGAAGCGGACGGCATCACCTCGTTCGACGACCTGGCCCCGGACCGCCTGCGCGGCATGATCGCCCGCGAGCACCGCGGCGGGCTCCAGCCGAACAGCATCCAGCGCCTGCTCTCCGCCTGCCGCACCCTGTTCCGCTACCTCACCCGCGAGGGCCGTCTGGCCCATGACCCCGCCGCCGCCGTGCGGGGGCCCAAGGTGCGCCGCAAGCTGCCGGTGGTGCTGGATGCGGACGAGGCCAAGGAGCTGGTCGAAACGAACCTCGGCGGCTCCCTGGCGCCACGCGACAGCGCGATGATGGAGCTGTTCTATTCCAGCGGGCTGCGCCTGGCCGAGCTCTGCGGCCTGCGCTGGGACGACCTGCAGCTCGATGACGGCCTGGTCCGCGTGCTCGGCAAGGGCAACAAGACCCGGATCCTGCCGGTGGGCCGGTTTGCCGTGGCGGCGCTGCAGGCACTGGCCGCCCTGGGCGGCGCGGCGCCCGAGCAGGCCGTGTTCAAGGGGCGCGAGGGCGGGCCGATCAGCCCGCGCACCGTACAGGCCCGCCTGGCCAAGCTCTCCAGCGGCCATGCCAAGCGCGTGCACCCGCACATGCTCCGGCACACCTTCGCCAGCCACATGCTGGAATCCTCGGGCGACCTCCGCTCGGTGCAGGAGCTGCTCGGCCACGCCGACATCGCAACCACCCAGATCTACACGCACCTGGATTTCCAGCACCTGGCCAGGGTGTACGACGCCGCGCACCCCCGGGCCAAGCGGAAAGGCTAG